The genomic segment CCGAGCCATACGAGCTCTTTGTATATCGTTTGATTATTGAATAGTCAGATATAAAGCCTCACAATTTTGCGAGAGGTTTATGTTAAGATGAGCTAAGTTACCAGCATCATCAAGAACAACAACTTACAAAAAATGTCTCGCTCAATTTACTTAGGTGCCGATGGCCAACTCACCATCAAGCAAGTCACGGATGACTACACACCTCAAAAACTTCAAGCCCTCGTCTCAATAAAGTACTCGGGCATCAACCCCTGCGACCTCAACTTCTTTCACGTAGGCCTCAACTCCTTCGTCACCGGCTTCGAGTTCGCCGGCATCGTCGAGGCAGTCGGGCCCGAATCCACCCTGCAAATCGGCGACGCCGTTCTCGGTATCTCGCCTGTCGGGTTTCCCCAAAGATCTTCGGCTTGCACACATCAAGACAAGGCCATCGTCGAAAGTAATCTTACCTTCAAGCTGCCTCCCGGCCTCGCTCTCAAAGACGCCGGGGGCCTGGCTCTCACGACGCAGACCGCCGCCGACGCCATCTTCAACATTCTCGGTTTCGCCTTCCCCGCCGCGGGCGTCACCGGGACTGATGGCACCGACAAGCCGATACTGATTTGGGGCGGGGCCAGCAGCGTCGGCGTCGCGGCCATTCAGCTCGCAAAGGCGGCAGGATTCAATCCCATCTTCGCGACTGCGTCCGTCAAGAACCACGCCGCGCTACAGCTGCTCGGGGCTACACATTGCTTCGACTATAAGAGCCCCGATGTGACTGGCGATATCCGCGCTGCTGCCAAGGATATCGGCGTGAGCCTAACTACCGGCATCGATACTATTGGCAGCGGTCTGCATGGCCCCAACGCCGACCCTGAGACGTCTACGCCGACGCTTCTCCGCAGGAGCTTGTCTGGAGGCGTCGAGGAAAAGTCTGTCAAGCTTGTGTGCACGCAACCCGTGCCCCATGATCCGGCTTTTGGTTTCTGCACGTGCTACCGGCCCGTTGGTAGCGTCGGTGCCATGGGTCACCCGCAAGACCCTGAATTTCCGGTTCGCTTGCGTAGGGTCATGGAACATGTTCTGGGCTCTGCCGAAAGGGCTCCGAAGCACCCCAATATTACTGTTGTCAAGGGTGGCGAAGCCGGGTTACGGGAGATCCAGAGAGTGGCCTATGGCGGTGCTTCGTTGGAGAAAGTTGTGATTGAGCACCCGATCTGAATGGGTCGAGAGATCGATGGGGGAACTTGCACACATAAATGTCCCATACACGGAACGAACTGATCGCTTTGAAAGATCCGACTTGCCCAAATAATGCTACTGACTATGTGTAATGCGTATAGCCTTAGGTTTCGCATGGGAGTGTTACATGTTTTCAACTCGTCTTAGAATAGCCATGAGAACCCCTTCCGGTAAACCTTAGCAAATGCGCTCTTCTTCCCCATCGCTACCTCCTTTTCCCTTCTTTCTGCCTCGACCGCTGCTCTCTCCTCGGCAACAGTCTCTGCTGGCACGCCCGTGACCAAGTCAGCTGTCTCAGCCCGAACGCGATGGGACTTTTTGAAGATCTTGTACCCAAAAATGCAGATCAGGTAGACAGGGATCCCAATGTACTGAACGATGAAGTTCTTGTAGTCGAAAGTGCCGACGAACACTTCGATACCTTTGGTCAAGGTCAGGACAATGAGGAAGCCAAGGGCGGCATAGGAGCCCCAAGAGCCCAGAGGAGCGCGATACGGAATATAGGCAGCATCGATTCGTTGGGCGGTGCGGGCGCGGCAGAAGAAGATGTGGGAGACGAGAATGGACATCCATGTAAGCAGACCTATGGTACATTACGCGTTAGTGTTGGTCTTTTCATTCAAGCATCAAGACAGACTTACCAAAGACAGTGACGACGTTCGTCAAGTAGCCAAAGACGGTTGCGGCACCGGAGCTGACAGACATGTACGCCAGACAGCAGAAGACACCACATAGACCCAAAGCCACGAAGGGCACGCCGGCCTTGGTAGTCTTGGAAAAGATACGAGGGGCTTTGCCATCGACAGCGATGCCATACAGCGTGCGAGACGAGATGTAAATGTCCGAGTTCGCAGCCGAGAAGACAAACACTACAAGACAACCGTTGATGACGTGATCGAGCCCCTTAATCTTGGCAATGGTGATGGCCACCACAAACGGCGAGGCCGCAGCACTGGTCTTGGCCTTAGCTGCGAAGACGAGCTCGGCGCTGTTATAAGGGACAACCATGCCCAGCAGGAAGACGGAGATGATGTAGAAGAAGACGATGCGCATGAAGGTCAGGCGAACAGCCTTTGGCATGCACAGACGCGGGTTCTTGGCCTCGCCGACTGTGACGCCGACGAGTTCCGTGCCGGAGAAGGCGTATACGGCGGCCACCATGGCGCTCCAGACCCCGAGAAGACGGCCCTGGGCACCATCGACCTTGTACTCGGCGAAAGCACCCGGGTCGGACCAGTACCTGAAGCCGGGACGGTCGCCGGTGGGACCGCCGCCCACGGCGAGGATGAAGAGCAGCAGGATGACGCCAATCATGATGACCACTTTCAGAGATGAGAGCCAAAACTCGAACTCGCCAAAGGCCTTGACGCTGATACTGTTGATCAGGAGAATCAGGACCAGGGCGATGGTGATGAAGACGGCCGGGCTGATGCGGTCCCCTACCCAGAACTTCATGATCAGGGCAAAGGCAGAGAGTTGGTTAGGCGTGGCGAGGAGGTACTTGAAGAAGTAGCAGTAGCCCGTCGCGAAGCCGAGAGCCGGGTCGACGAAGCGTGTCGCGTAGCCGCCGAAGCCGTGGGAGAGGGGCATGTAGGAAATGATTTCGCCGAGGGCGGCCATGACGAGGAAGACGATGCAGCCGACGATGGAGTAGTCGATAAGGATGCCGGCTGGGCCTGCCTTGACTAGAGCCGAGCCTCTGTAAATTGGTGAGTTAGAACGAACGCCAGGGCGGTGATTTTTCGTAAGGGGAGACAGCTTACGTTCCAATCAGCAATCCTGTTCCAAGCGCACCGCCAAGCGCAATCATCGTGACATGGCGCGTTTCGAGACGTTTGTGAAGGTCATAGCCGGGCTGGATGTATGGATCTTCGACTTGGCCGATCTTCGCACTTTGTTGATGGCACAGGTTCTCCAAGCCCGCAGGTTCCATCTTCTCTTGGTCCATCGTTGACTTGTCTGAAGTTGGACTGTTAGAGTTGGCGTGTCTACTGCTGCAAAAATGGCAACATCCAAATTTTTGGAGTGTTGTTTCTCGACAGAAACTCGAAGAGTTTACCCAAGTTGACCAGTTCCTGTGTCTCTATGAACCCAGAAGCACCAGGCCGGAACAGCCAGTGTTATATCAAAGTCTTATAATCGGGGCCTTCACTTTAGTCAATTGCCAGATAAGTCCTTGACACCCCAGCCTTGGTCACTATCTCGAGTCCGTGGGTCCGGGGAAGCGATTCGGGAGTGGGTCCCGAGACGTCGAAAACGCGGGGAGAAATCCTCGGATTGTCAACCCGCAAGTTGGTATCAGATAGTCAACTGACTCGGACAAGCCCCTATCTGGAGAACTGCAATGTCGCGGAGTCTTGTTCAAGTTTAGTTGATAAGAGTCTCGCCATTTAACTTGGGCTTGTTGCAAGGTTTCTCCTGGCGCCTTCACTACCTtagtgtcggattagaagtctaattcgaccgcggcatatagccgactgcgcaggggccaattaggggccctatttacgattatcatagccagcctaacctacggttagaacctcctttttatacctactacgcaaatatttatatagtttaattaatctcttcgttaactacggttcgaactaactactttataataaggatactaatactaattagtaattaaattctattattataaatcggtaaggtatctcgctacgtaaaaaagacgacctcttaatattatacgggataagaaatttatactaattaaccttataaaaataaacgaaaaagggggtaattcttaaataccgcacggaattaaataatcatagccttttactacttacgagaggttaacgtttattatattaaattacgttaattaatagaactgcttaaataactagccttttactatcgccccgagtagcttttttattaaataacttttctatagccggcccgcaattcgaaattaattaattaaattaataaaaggaaatacctacgtaacgactacttacttaattaattaatataataaacgagcttaataatataatataaaagagcactgcgtaattaaaaaaggggatctctaaacgtaaatatttttatttagtaataaaagtaaccctataagagttattaagctaagagatctatagtatatagaaaagtttattattataaagatcttataaatataactttaagcccgcgatctaaataacctctttatagctcttttaacta from the Colletotrichum lupini chromosome 3, complete sequence genome contains:
- a CDS encoding amino acid permease, with protein sequence MDQEKMEPAGLENLCHQQSAKIGQVEDPYIQPGYDLHKRLETRHVTMIALGGALGTGLLIGTGSALVKAGPAGILIDYSIVGCIVFLVMAALGEIISYMPLSHGFGGYATRFVDPALGFATGYCYFFKYLLATPNQLSAFALIMKFWVGDRISPAVFITIALVLILLINSISVKAFGEFEFWLSSLKVVIMIGVILLLFILAVGGGPTGDRPGFRYWSDPGAFAEYKVDGAQGRLLGVWSAMVAAVYAFSGTELVGVTVGEAKNPRLCMPKAVRLTFMRIVFFYIISVFLLGMVVPYNSAELVFAAKAKTSAAASPFVVAITIAKIKGLDHVINGCLVVFVFSAANSDIYISSRTLYGIAVDGKAPRIFSKTTKAGVPFVALGLCGVFCCLAYMSVSSGAATVFGYLTNVVTVFGLLTWMSILVSHIFFCRARTAQRIDAAYIPYRAPLGSWGSYAALGFLIVLTLTKGIEVFVGTFDYKNFIVQYIGIPVYLICIFGYKIFKKSHRVRAETADLVTGVPAETVAEERAAVEAERREKEVAMGKKSAFAKVYRKGFSWLF